The Leptospira sp. WS39.C2 genome contains a region encoding:
- a CDS encoding sodium:solute symporter family protein — protein MFVALKPIDYAIILVFVGFMVVIGMLLKRSMNHSTDFLLAGRKIPSWITGIAFISANISALELLGMSASGAEYGFLTFHFYYLGAIPGMIFLGIFMMPFYYSTKIRSVPEYLRYRFNRPAHLVNSLITLLSLALGSGIYLYSLSLVFETLFGWNPHLSILFSAFIVLVYTYFGGLSSSIYTEVMQFFLTVLGLFPLVIVGLTRLGGWDGLMQKIPESHKHMWVGLPGGQNELGWDVLSVTVGLGFVLSFSYWTCGFAEVQRAMAAKDFRAARRTPLIGAMFKLFLPFLTVIPGLIALAEYSTEMNGEYNKSFLILLKNFYPSGMLGLGTTALLAAFMAGMSSSVTAMNTIFTYDIYQTYINKEEDDKTYLKIGKQSTMVAVVFAIFTSYIAMQFENIMNYIQLLFSFFNAPLISIFLLGMFWKRASKWSAFYGMLVGTASGLLHYFLYANEFLYYKSDMVSNFYGAIYSGVFCFMTMVVVSLIEKEDQTRDLHGLVYEDRDKSNEFWDPRILVWGVILIVFLAGFNVVFV, from the coding sequence ATGTTTGTTGCCTTAAAGCCCATTGATTACGCGATCATCCTTGTATTTGTAGGTTTTATGGTGGTGATTGGGATGCTTTTGAAACGATCCATGAACCATTCCACGGATTTTTTACTCGCAGGGCGGAAAATCCCGAGTTGGATCACAGGGATTGCGTTCATTTCGGCCAATATTTCCGCCTTAGAATTGTTAGGAATGAGTGCGAGTGGGGCAGAATACGGGTTTTTGACCTTTCATTTTTATTACCTCGGGGCCATTCCAGGGATGATCTTTCTTGGGATCTTTATGATGCCGTTTTATTATTCCACAAAGATACGAAGTGTTCCCGAATACTTACGATACCGTTTTAACAGACCCGCCCATCTTGTGAATTCACTCATCACATTGTTATCACTTGCTCTCGGCTCAGGAATTTATCTTTATTCCTTATCTCTTGTGTTTGAAACCTTATTCGGTTGGAACCCGCACCTTTCCATTTTATTTAGCGCTTTTATCGTATTGGTTTATACTTACTTTGGGGGGCTTAGCTCCTCAATTTATACAGAAGTGATGCAGTTTTTTCTGACAGTGCTTGGACTTTTTCCATTGGTCATTGTCGGTTTAACGAGGTTAGGTGGTTGGGATGGACTCATGCAAAAAATCCCAGAGTCTCATAAACATATGTGGGTAGGCCTACCTGGTGGTCAAAATGAACTCGGTTGGGATGTGTTAAGTGTCACAGTAGGACTTGGATTTGTTTTGTCTTTTTCCTATTGGACTTGTGGGTTTGCTGAAGTGCAAAGAGCCATGGCAGCCAAAGATTTCCGTGCCGCAAGAAGGACACCACTCATCGGTGCCATGTTTAAATTGTTTTTACCATTTCTCACGGTCATCCCAGGTCTCATTGCCCTTGCTGAATATTCTACAGAAATGAACGGAGAGTATAATAAAAGTTTCCTGATCCTATTAAAAAACTTTTATCCATCTGGCATGCTTGGACTTGGTACGACAGCTCTACTCGCTGCCTTTATGGCTGGGATGTCGAGTTCAGTCACAGCGATGAATACAATTTTTACGTATGATATTTACCAAACTTATATCAACAAAGAAGAAGATGACAAAACCTATTTAAAAATTGGAAAACAAAGTACGATGGTTGCTGTGGTGTTTGCTATTTTTACTTCTTACATTGCGATGCAATTTGAAAACATCATGAATTACATCCAATTACTCTTTTCCTTTTTTAATGCACCTTTGATTTCCATATTTTTACTAGGAATGTTTTGGAAACGGGCATCAAAATGGAGTGCCTTTTACGGGATGTTAGTCGGGACGGCAAGTGGGTTACTCCATTATTTTTTATATGCAAATGAATTTTTGTATTACAAATCGGATATGGTCTCCAATTTTTATGGTGCCATCTATTCGGGTGTGTTTTGTTTTATGACGATGGTTGTTGTCAGTCTAATTGAAAAAGAAGATCAAACCAGAGACTTACATGGGTTAGTATATGAAGACAGGGACAAATCCAATGAGTTTTGGGATCCTAGGATTTTGGTTTGGGGTGTGATTTTAATTGTTTTCCTTGCCGGATTCAATGTCGTTTTTGTTTAA
- a CDS encoding 4-(cytidine 5'-diphospho)-2-C-methyl-D-erythritol kinase: MLTITHAKINIGLVVPYKREDGLHEIRSVFVPIDFGDPMDIQIQSLPKESESKFVFHSENHLLGYRHSLFEAVSERGELSRNILTITFTQLKNHFLEPLEVRIHLQKFLPPEGGIGGGSSNAGVFLRHLFPFTDLNPEEQIVFAKSIGADVPFFLQTSPCFVSGIGEVLEPISVAKGYGILAIPPFGLSTGSMYAGLQKSLQKPYGSEVWKSLAEDLIRSLHVGDWAYLQNRLENEFEKIAFQTQPLLKELKLGFFESGADFASLSGSGSCLYGIYKEEGKRNEALPNVSHRFPEMEFRTFSF; the protein is encoded by the coding sequence ATGTTGACCATTACCCATGCAAAGATTAACATTGGTTTGGTGGTTCCTTACAAAAGGGAAGATGGACTTCACGAAATCCGAAGTGTTTTTGTTCCGATTGACTTTGGAGACCCCATGGATATCCAAATCCAATCTTTACCTAAGGAGAGTGAATCCAAGTTTGTGTTTCACTCCGAAAACCATTTGTTAGGTTACCGCCACTCTCTTTTTGAAGCGGTCTCAGAACGAGGGGAACTTTCTCGTAATATCCTCACAATAACCTTCACCCAACTCAAAAACCACTTCCTGGAACCCTTGGAAGTCCGCATTCATCTCCAAAAATTCCTGCCTCCAGAGGGGGGAATTGGTGGAGGGAGTAGCAACGCAGGTGTGTTTTTGCGCCACCTCTTCCCTTTCACGGATCTAAACCCAGAAGAGCAAATCGTTTTTGCCAAATCCATAGGGGCCGATGTGCCTTTTTTCCTCCAAACCTCTCCCTGTTTTGTGAGTGGGATTGGCGAGGTCTTAGAACCCATCTCAGTTGCCAAAGGATATGGCATTTTAGCCATCCCTCCGTTTGGATTATCTACCGGTTCTATGTACGCAGGCCTTCAAAAAAGTTTACAAAAACCCTATGGTTCCGAAGTATGGAAATCTCTGGCAGAGGATTTAATTCGAAGTCTTCACGTCGGGGATTGGGCTTACCTGCAAAACAGGTTAGAGAACGAGTTTGAAAAAATCGCTTTCCAGACCCAACCCTTACTAAAGGAATTGAAATTAGGGTTCTTTGAGTCGGGAGCAGATTTTGCTTCTCTTTCAGGTTCTGGTTCTTGTCTTTATGGCATTTACAAGGAAGAAGGGAAACGAAACGAGGCCCTTCCCAATGTTTCCCATCGATTCCCCGAAATGGAATTTCGAACGTTCTCTTTTTAG
- a CDS encoding sugar phosphate nucleotidyltransferase, giving the protein MKSELPKVAVVLNESPLLLHVLRNIESAGINRKVVVVGYRKDIVTDIAKSFPGVEFAEQTEQLGTGHAVISAEKQLAPYTGYTIVACGDAPLISSSSFSNLIEHHKTNGYVATVLSAKMENPTGYGRIIRSADDGSLLRIVEEKDASPEEKAVNEVNTGTYCFNTEDLFGALKQIGNNNAQKEYYLTDVIKIFRNEGKKVGAQTLTNALESHGINSPDDLALAKQYIDNGLVGV; this is encoded by the coding sequence ATGAAGAGTGAGCTTCCCAAGGTTGCGGTTGTACTGAACGAATCTCCACTTTTACTCCACGTTCTTCGTAATATCGAATCTGCCGGTATCAACCGAAAGGTTGTTGTTGTCGGTTACCGCAAAGACATAGTCACAGACATTGCAAAATCCTTCCCAGGTGTTGAATTTGCCGAACAAACAGAACAACTCGGAACTGGACACGCAGTGATTTCTGCTGAGAAACAACTAGCACCATACACTGGTTACACGATTGTTGCTTGTGGAGATGCACCTCTCATTTCATCATCATCTTTTTCGAATCTCATCGAACACCACAAAACAAATGGTTATGTGGCAACAGTTCTTTCCGCTAAAATGGAAAACCCTACTGGTTACGGTCGTATCATTCGTTCCGCTGATGATGGAAGTTTACTTCGCATCGTAGAAGAAAAAGATGCGAGTCCCGAAGAAAAAGCCGTAAACGAAGTGAATACTGGCACTTATTGTTTTAATACTGAAGATCTTTTTGGAGCACTCAAACAAATTGGAAACAATAACGCTCAAAAAGAATATTACCTCACTGATGTGATTAAGATTTTCCGAAACGAAGGAAAAAAGGTTGGAGCTCAAACTTTGACCAATGCTTTAGAAAGTCATGGGATCAATTCTCCAGATGATTTGGCACTTGCGAAACAATATATAGATAATGGGTTGGTTGGAGTATGA
- a CDS encoding helix-turn-helix transcriptional regulator, which translates to MNPSTARAASKLNLIRLLASHPEGLSLEEIQGVTGHKSIASLKKDLGELYMIEMYPYSPTDAVDLDFDGDKVKIRLPIAIDSALPLSPKEWATLRSLLLTTKEGNDLTTKQSILQKIDSVLPSGEWSPHQKTKEIIQDAIRSQKILTIVYWKRNTKEKETRTLAPWILLEENESYLLAYDVKKEGFRSFRLDYILDVTLTDLEFPNIPETAGEFLQGFQQKFQKEENSETNVTLWVTDSASYHLGLKLPLKETGNTKQIGNTNYRQFQTPMRDENWLIQTILGYGPSVLVTEPKEIKESIKLHLQSISLSNHNESIPK; encoded by the coding sequence ATGAACCCTTCCACAGCTCGGGCAGCTTCTAAATTAAATCTAATCCGCCTTCTGGCTTCCCACCCAGAAGGTTTGTCTTTAGAGGAAATCCAAGGAGTGACAGGACACAAATCCATCGCTTCTCTCAAAAAAGATTTGGGAGAGTTGTATATGATTGAGATGTATCCTTACTCACCAACAGATGCTGTGGATTTGGATTTTGATGGGGATAAGGTAAAAATCAGACTCCCCATCGCTATTGACTCAGCACTTCCCCTTTCGCCAAAAGAATGGGCGACCCTTCGGTCTTTACTCCTGACCACTAAAGAAGGAAATGATCTCACAACCAAACAATCCATCTTACAAAAAATTGATTCTGTTTTGCCGTCGGGAGAATGGTCTCCTCATCAAAAAACAAAAGAAATCATCCAAGATGCCATTCGTTCCCAAAAAATACTAACAATTGTTTATTGGAAACGAAACACTAAAGAAAAGGAAACAAGAACCCTTGCTCCTTGGATACTCCTAGAAGAAAATGAATCTTACTTACTTGCTTATGATGTGAAAAAAGAAGGATTTCGTTCCTTCCGATTGGATTATATCTTGGATGTGACTCTCACCGATTTGGAATTTCCAAATATCCCAGAAACAGCTGGAGAGTTTTTACAAGGTTTCCAACAGAAGTTCCAAAAAGAAGAAAACTCGGAAACTAATGTTACCCTTTGGGTGACAGATTCTGCTTCTTACCATTTGGGCCTCAAACTCCCTTTAAAAGAAACAGGAAACACAAAACAAATTGGAAACACGAATTATCGCCAATTCCAAACTCCCATGCGGGATGAAAATTGGCTCATCCAAACCATCCTCGGGTATGGACCATCTGTTTTAGTTACAGAACCAAAAGAAATCAAAGAATCTATCAAACTCCATTTACAGTCCATTTCCCTTTCCAATCACAACGAATCTATCCCTAAATAA
- a CDS encoding ACP S-malonyltransferase, with protein MTSAKLLTGTLQNSQKFFLQFGGQGSPYLKELVKLYAEPDLKEFFETSFKTLGEIAARDGKNPLLNEGLDFKSWIENPDGAPNEDYLARAPISVPGIFMTQIANYVLVSKRGYPTADLMKATGALSGHSQGVIASALVGLGKEGADFLKAYSDFLKFVFYLGFNGQKVYPNFQVSEDIVKENEANGDKNPAPMVAVIGYTKDELEDRVKKTNESLGLKGQDTVFISLYNTPDSMILSALPSSLLAFRKQWKAEMDEKKFKFVYLKTTAPFHCPFMETSLDKFNAEDATVVPFPYTGADLKVPVYSIFDGHNLQKDGNLRDILFKMVLIEPLYWDLAIAPVLNDSAITTIIDFGPSVVSQRLTGGHLKAKNIEKQSLCASNAKELKVILEV; from the coding sequence ATGACTTCGGCAAAACTCCTTACCGGTACCCTCCAAAATTCGCAAAAATTTTTCCTTCAATTCGGAGGACAGGGTTCCCCTTACCTCAAAGAACTCGTAAAATTGTATGCAGAACCAGATCTAAAAGAATTTTTCGAAACAAGTTTCAAAACTCTTGGTGAAATCGCAGCTCGTGATGGAAAAAACCCTCTCCTTAATGAAGGACTTGATTTTAAGTCTTGGATTGAAAATCCAGATGGAGCACCAAACGAAGATTATTTGGCACGTGCGCCAATTTCTGTTCCTGGGATTTTTATGACCCAAATTGCAAACTATGTTTTGGTTTCTAAACGTGGTTACCCTACAGCAGACCTCATGAAAGCAACTGGTGCCTTGAGTGGCCATAGCCAAGGGGTGATTGCTTCTGCACTTGTTGGTCTTGGAAAAGAGGGAGCAGATTTTTTAAAAGCTTACTCTGACTTTTTAAAATTTGTTTTTTATCTTGGATTCAATGGTCAAAAGGTATACCCTAACTTCCAAGTTTCTGAAGACATCGTCAAAGAAAACGAGGCAAACGGTGACAAAAACCCAGCACCAATGGTCGCTGTGATTGGTTACACAAAAGACGAACTCGAAGACCGAGTGAAAAAAACAAACGAATCTCTTGGACTCAAAGGACAAGACACAGTGTTTATCTCTCTTTACAACACTCCTGATTCTATGATTCTTTCCGCTCTTCCTTCTTCACTTCTTGCCTTCCGTAAACAATGGAAAGCAGAAATGGACGAAAAGAAATTTAAGTTCGTGTATTTAAAAACAACAGCTCCTTTCCACTGCCCATTTATGGAAACTTCTCTTGATAAGTTCAATGCAGAAGATGCAACGGTTGTTCCATTTCCATACACTGGTGCTGATTTAAAAGTTCCTGTGTATAGCATCTTTGATGGTCACAACTTACAAAAAGATGGAAACCTTCGTGACATCCTTTTCAAAATGGTACTCATTGAACCACTTTACTGGGATTTGGCGATCGCACCTGTACTCAATGATAGTGCCATTACAACGATCATTGACTTTGGACCAAGTGTTGTAAGCCAAAGACTCACAGGTGGACACCTAAAAGCAAAAAACATCGAAAAACAATCTTTATGCGCTTCTAACGCAAAAGAACTAAAGGTGATTCTCGAAGTTTAA